The region GTAGGAACCCCGATCGGCAATCTTGAGGATGTCTCATACAGACAAGCCAGGACACTTACTGATTCCGATATCATTCTAGCAGAGGATACGCGTTCGGCGCAAACACTCCTTCATGCGATCGAGCATCTGTTCGGCATGAAACCGAAAGAAGGACAGAAAATTATTTCCTATTACAAAGAGAAAGAATTTGAAAAACTTCCCGGTATTATTGATGATCTTGAGGCCGGAAAAACGGTCAGTCTGATTTCAGAAGCGGGAATGCCGGTGATCTCCGATCCCGGATTTTTGCTTATTTCGACCGTGATTAAGAAAGGATTACCGTATGAAGTCATACCCGGCCCGTCAGCAGTAACGACGGCACTGCTTCATTCAGGTATCAAATTCAGCAGATTTATGTTTCTGGGATTTTTGCCGAAAAAAGAACTGGAGTTTGAAAGACTGCTCATCAACATCAGAGATATCCGTCAGATTGCAAATCACACTGCATTTATTGCTTTTGAGTCTCCTCACAGGATCAATCAGACACTTGCAGTCATGGAAAAAGTTTTTCCTGATGCTGAAATTGTGATAGCGCGTGAGCTTACCAAGAAATTTGAGGAGATCTTTCGCGGGAAGGCGGCAGAATTAAAAGGCAAAGAATACCGCGGTGAAATAACGCTTATTTTTTCCTGACAGATCCCCGTCCGATTACTGTTCGTATTCAGGAAAGTTTTCGTCTCCGTTAAATTTAGCTTCGGTATCTGCAGGTCTCGAATTATTGTTAAGCCATTCAATGTATGTACAACCTGTTGCTTTTCTTGTTTCACGATCCCAACCTGAAGTACTGCATTTCTTCATTCTTTTCCCGTTTGCTGTAGTCACAAGGACGAGATTCTCTCCGCATGTCGGACATTTTTCATCCAATTCTTCTTTTGTA is a window of Candidatus Roizmanbacteria bacterium DNA encoding:
- the rsmI gene encoding 16S rRNA (cytidine(1402)-2'-O)-methyltransferase is translated as MLTVVGTPIGNLEDVSYRQARTLTDSDIILAEDTRSAQTLLHAIEHLFGMKPKEGQKIISYYKEKEFEKLPGIIDDLEAGKTVSLISEAGMPVISDPGFLLISTVIKKGLPYEVIPGPSAVTTALLHSGIKFSRFMFLGFLPKKELEFERLLINIRDIRQIANHTAFIAFESPHRINQTLAVMEKVFPDAEIVIARELTKKFEEIFRGKAAELKGKEYRGEITLIFS